AATTTCATAGACATAGCTGCCAAGGTTGAGTCAAAGGACACATACATACctcaggggtgcttgggtggctcagttggttaagcatctgccttcggctcaggtcatgatctcaaggtcctgggatggagccccacatcaggctctctgctcagcagggagcctgctgctccctctccctctgtccctccccctgcttatgctctttctctctcaaataaataaataaaaatctttaaaaataaaaaatagaataaaaaaaaatacatcagaaGAGTGACCACACTCAAGGAAGCCCTAAGCAGGGAGTATCCgtaagatatttatatttaacttagGGTAAAATTCtcatgcagagggagaaagggtttTGTTAATGCATTTCCCATATTGACCTTTACAGAAATAACATCTGACAGAAGCCGTGTGCTCACTGGGGACCCTAGCCAACACGATCACATCTTAATTATAGTGCCTCCTGCTGCTGGCCCCAACAACATTGTATATCACATTCTGAATAGGGTCTCTTGCTGCCCAGTACTGGGTTCCCCCACCCCTTTTGGAACATTTAATTCTATATCTTACTCcatattatttattctatttaaatatGATATTCATagtattttaacttaattactttAATGCAgtaatctattttataaataattaagtGGAAATATGTGCTATGATATAATCTTCCCTTCCATTGCTTTGCTTGTTCACTGTGTTTGCCTGGTTAACTGATCTGGGCATGCTTCTGTCATGTGCCTCTAAGCTTTATACAAATGCTTTTATCAGCCCCTTGGCTCCAGCTCGGGGAATCCCTCCAGGCTTACTTTCCTGTCACCTGTCTTAAAGGGCCCCATGAATGTACTCCCTCTTCTGGACCTGGTGGTCTTCATATCTTAGCTGCTTCTGTTcgtctattctattctattctattctattctattctattctattcatctctttgtatttctgttccCATACAAAGTAACAGGACTTTGTATGCTTTATTTTGATGCTAGTTTGGTAACCTATATGTGGCTGCATTGAAGTTTGCAACTAGAGTGCCCCCAACTGCTAGAGAAGATAAGAGATGCCATACTCTTGAGCTCACTCATAGTCTTCGATAATATAATTTGCCTCTTACTGTGCCCTTTCCTGTCTGAGAAATTAGAGGAATCAGGCAATGAGATGCAAAACTATAGCTACAGCATTACTGTGTATTTGGGATCAGGGTACTTTGATTTGCAGCTAAATACCTAAGAAGAAATAGCCACATGTGATCTAAGCATAAACCCACGTCTATAAAGGAAACACATGAAATGACTGACATCTTTTCCAAGCAAAGCATAGCACAGCAAATGATTATGGCACAAATGTATGTGACTGGTGAGGGAATGCAAAGTAAAGCAATCATCCTGATAGATGGAATAATTGTGAAAAGGTTCTCTTGAGGAAGAGTGAAGTCCTTGAACTTGGTCTTTTTGTAACTGTGAATCACCAGAGATGCTCAGGGATGGACGAGTAACATTGGCACCGCCAGAATGACAGATGGAGAAAATAGGGCTGCAGCGTCAACAGGTTACAGGGGAGAAGAGAAGCTGAACTTCAGTAATCCACCGATGTGTGAATGAGGGTGGGTGGGTAAGAGTGAAGCCTGGGAATTCCCATCTTCTGGGGTTGCTATGAAGCCATGAAGCTTCATTCCCTGTGAAGCAGGGACAGAGACATTGCGGGACAGGAGTTCTGTCATTTGGATTTGAAGTCCTTGGAGCCTTCCATAACTCCTCCCTCCAGCTGTCCTTCTCTTGGCAGAGTGGACTCCCAGGTTCACTGGGGCTGTTTTAATTAGGCATTTCTAAGAAAAACAGGATATGAATGAAGAAATAGTAATGCAATCCTGGGAAGATTTGCATCTCAGGAAAAGCAGCTGGTTTTTAGACCATTAATGGCTCATTTGCCACACTGGAGACAATTAGAAAAGGAATGTCCTTTCTGGCTGGGTCCTGGCGCCTACTTGCACTTCTCAGTATTCCTCCTGTTCCCAGTGTCCAAACCACAGCTGCTAAGTTCTCAATGAGGAAAGATGCTTCAGATACTCTTTTTCTCTGCCATTATTGTCTCAGCAATTTTGAATTTTGCAGGACTCATTGTAAATCTGTTTATCGCAGTGGTCAATTATCGGACTTGGCTCAAAAGCTCCAGAATCTCCTCTTCTAATAGGATCCTCTTCAGCTTGGGCATCACCAGGTTTCTTATGCTGGGACTGTTTCTACTCAACATCATCTACTTCTTCATCTCCCCAAATGTGGAAAGGTCAGTGCACTTATCCACTTTTTTCCTGATGTGTTGGATGTTTTTGGACTCTAATAGTCTCTGGCTTGTCACCTTGCTCAATGCCTTGTACTGCGTGAAGATTACGGACTTCCATCACGCAGTATTTCTCCTGCTGAAACGAAGTCTCTCCCTAAAGATCCCCAGGCTGCTGCTAGCCTGTGTGCTGATTTCTGCCTTCACCACTCTCCTGTATGTTGTGCTCAGACAGACATCATGCTTTCCTGAATTTGTGCCGGGGAGAAACGGTACAGGATGTGACATCAGTGAGAGCGTCTTGTCTTTGGTGATCTCTTTGGTCTTGCGCTCATTTCTCCAGTTCATCATTAATGTGACTTCTGCTTCCTTGTTAATACATTCCTTGAggacacacatacagaagatgCAGAGAAACGCCACGATTTTTTGGAATCCCCAGACTGAAGCTCATGTGGGCGCTATGAAACTCATGACCTGTTTCCTCATCCTGTACATTCCCTATTCAGTTGCTACTCTGCTACATTATTTCCCTTTTGTTGGGATGGATTTGGGAGCCAAATCCATCTGCATGGTTATTTCCACCATTTACCCTCCAGGACATTCTGTTCTCATTATTCTCACACATCCTAAACTGAAGACAAAAGCAAAGGAGATTCTTTGTTTCAACAAGTGGTAGAATTTCAATAGTAAATAGTGGCTGGAGTCATGTCACGGTTTGGGAGAGCGATTTTCTCTGGGAGCAGCTTTCCTAGCCGTCTGTGGAATTCATTCTTGTAATTGCTGATCTGACCTCCTTGGCCTTTGAGTGCCTGTATTTCAGTGTATtctgcaattaaaaaattttaaaatattaggcattttttccctaaagaacTTGTTTAAGACATTACTGATCATGTAGTTTGCATGGGTGTTGCATGCCTGGCTAGTGGAAGTCACTACATTGTTCCACGGGCTGCTGGAGTATAAGGGGGAGTTCCCCCAAATTAAGCAATAGATTATAGTTCACATCGTTAGTTAAATCTTTGAGGTTTAGCTGAGGAGCCCTGCGTAAGGGCTTAGCAATGAATGGGTGCATCGTCATCAGCAGGCACTAGACTGGCTTAAAACATAGCAAGAGGATGCAAAGAGCAAcggaagaaaataaagttttagaaaagagaagaaagagaaagacgaAAGGGAACAGTATATATACTTGTGGTAGGTGTACAGAAAAAGAACCCTCACCCTGCTGGGTCACAGTCACTGAGCTATTATTACCAAGAAACTCTAGGACTACATTTCGAGGTTTGTtctggaaagaagggaagggccAGAGTTAATGGGTGGAAGGAAGTGATTAGTATGAAAGAAACCCAATCCAGGATAGTTCCAAGGATCTCAAAATCCAGGGAGCCAGCCTGAGGTCAAAAGCAAGtgccaggggcacttgggtggctcagtcggttaagcatctggcttcagctcaggacatgatcttggggtcctgggatagagcccggcattgggctgcCTGTttagcaggcagtctgcttctccttctgtgtgtgctcgctctctcgctatctctcaaataagtaaataaaatcttaaaaaaaaaaagcaagtgccAAATAGTGAAATTAACACAATCTGAATATAACTTTACAAAAGATTATACTGTGTCATGTAATACGGAATTCCGGGGAAAGCCAAGAGTTTACCAGTCCAATGGCTTGCTAGTGGGAGCATCGGACTTTTGGTGAATATATGTCATCTGCTTATGAATTTATGTACTAAGTTGTATGGCCACTGCACAATTCTTCAGGAGAATAATCTTATTTTCTAGAGGTGAGGGAGTTGAGACAGCAGGACTGGCTACAGAGGAACAGAAATTTGAAGATGGAATATTGATCAGTTTTGGAATGGGAATTGGggataataatttatatttatacagttttttgtatttataaaatatgtatgtaacaTTTACAGATCTCAAAGTAGATAATCTTACTAAAATAACattctctttattaaaaaagaaaaaaatgagaaatctccAAATATTACAGATTACCTGATTTTTGGGTAGAGTTTTTAGCAATGTTGTAGGTTTGGAGTTTTGCTGCTTCCAAATGCTCTGCCACTAAATACTTATTAACcaggaatttaaacattttcgAGTCTTTCTTTAAGATGTGAGAACTTATAGGCTCTCTAATAAACAATATCCTGTACCTCCCTATATTCTCTGCCTAttcagggaagggagggatgtTTTAAACTCTGTTAAGAAGAGGCACTCTCTGAAATGAAGGGTGGGTGCCAGGGCAGTGTCTGTATGACATCATGAAACAACACTGTAAGCAGCTGTAGCTCGGGCACTTTGCCATTTAACTTTGGACGGCTAAAGCCCTGTATTGTCGGAGCTACATTTTCACATGTGGTTTTATTGGTTCCTCACAACTTCGTGGAGAATGTTGGTATTACCCATCATACAGATGACAAAATTGAGGCACAAACAGGTATTATAAATGGCTCATAAACTAAGAAGGGGTAGATTCAGGGTTCCAATTTATCTTCTGATTCTAAAATCCAATTCTTTTTAAACTATATCACAAGGTGGATGGAAAGACTGGGAGAATGCCCAGTTATAAAGCTTTATCTTCTAGGacaagaataaaatattcaaggggtgctgagtggctcagtcagttatgcttctgcctttggctcaggtcatgatccccgggtcctgggaccaagtcctgcatcgggctccctgctcagcaggaaatctgcctctccttctgcaccctcccctgctcgtgctctctctctctctttcaaataaaaaagtatatatacatgcacatatgtacatgtatatataattaatataacattaatgttgtataatataataatattatttaggGAGGAGATATAAAAATCTTATAGGTGCTCAGTTTCCTTAGGTGAAATAAATGTGATACCATGTAGATAGATAGTAGGCTTTTAAGCCTGAAATTTAGGtgagatgtgtgtatatatatgtatgtgtgtatcaattttaaattttttattattttatgttttcatcatggtaagtgttctCTTTAATTgccgtcacctatttcacccatccccccacccacttcccctctggtaaccatcagtttgttctctatagttaagagtctattggtttgtcttctctctctctcttttttcccctttgctcatctgttttctttaattgcacatgagtgaaatcatatggtatttgtctttctgtgatttatttcacttagcattatactttctagattcatccatgttggttgcaaatggcaagatttcattttttatggctgaataatattccattgtagataatatatactgtatcttctttatccattcatatatcGATGGACCCTTgtgctgcttccatagtttggctgttgtaaataaataatgctgcaataaaagtGGGGGTGAATGTATacccttgaattagtgtttttgtatttttttggattaatacctagtagtggaattgctgggtcatatggtaattaaatctttaattttttgaggaccctccatactgtttgcacagcagctgtaccagtttgcattcccaccaacagtgcacgagggttggttccattttctccacatccacgccaacacctgttgtttgtgttgctgattttagccattctgtcaggtgtgaggtgatatctcatggtaattttgatttgcatttccctgatgatgagtgatgttgagcatcttttcatgtgtctgtttgtcatctggatgtctttggagaaatgtctgttcatgtcttctgcccattttttaattggattattcgttttttgggtgttgagtttcatcagttctttatatattttggttactaaccctttatcagatatgtcatttgcaaatatcttctcccattctgtaggttgccttttagttttgttgactgtttccttccctgtgcagaagctttttgttttaggtgagatattttttaaactaaaaatatagcaacattaaagaagaaactatttttcaatttattttgaatgttgCAATGTGGAAAGGAATAGGCCAATAGAAAGCTGACAGGAAAGTGGATACAATTCACATCCGAACGAAATGAAATTCTTATGCATTCCAAGGATTTTTACCTTTTCATCTCCaaaccttaaaaaattttgagtatagttgacacacaatgctacattagcttcaggtgtacaacatagtgatttgacaaatttatacattatgctggaagcctgtacctcccactccccttcacccatttttcccatccccCCCCAACCATCAGGTTGTTCTCAGTGTTTATGGGTCTTCTAAATCAAGGATTTTAGGAGTTCCTTTATATTGCCTGAATTTTGCTTAAACAGACGGGACTTTGGGCTCCCATTGTTACTAGGATTCTGTTGATGAGccattttcagttgttttaattatttaaaaaacaaacgaaaGAAGGGTTTAGAAGAAGGAGGCATTAGTCTTTTAAAGCACGAATTGAATGTAACTTTTAAGTTAACCTTAAATGCCAGAGTCTTCAGGTGAAACTGAAGCTTACTGaaggcatttaaaataattttttttcttctttttttgaagttagagctggagctggagcctctAGTCTCGCCCATTGCTTCTCAAGGAAGGctggagaggggagaagaagtTAGGGTCTGTTGGGaattctttttgaattttgtgtGCCCTGCCTCCCATTTCTCTGGGGTGTGGGAGTAGAGGGGAAAGTGGTAGTTTGACAAAAGTCCCTAGGGCTTTGGGTAATTGGCCCATGGCCAGTTTTATTCCCTGAGAAGTGAAGTGTGAAAGGGAACTGTGAGAATTTGCCTGGCAAGGAAATTAACAAGGAAGTGATATAAGTTAATGGAggttgggtggggagagggagggagagggggtccAGGGTAAGGATaacagcagggaaggggcagagattGCACACCATCTTCCCTTAGCTaagtggggtgggtgtggggtccGGCTTCTGGGGAAGCACCAATATTATTAACCTGTCAGGACTACTGGGTTGTTCTCTGGGGGATGGCTGTGGGCTATATAGGGCCTGAGAAAGGCTTGACTGTGACTCTGTGTCTGTAGGAAGGAGCGAGAGGCCCTGGGTAGATGACCTGATGCATGTGTACCTTGCTTGCAAATGAGGTGTCTACACACAGGTCCACATTTGATTTGCTTGATAATATTTCTGACCTATTTTAAATACAGGAAAATTATTTGTCTCAGTTTTGCTGCTTTTATAGTTGGGACAATGACTTTATAATGATGATCTGAATCCAGATATCGCAATAGGGGAAATAGTTAGAGATATTGCTATTGATACTACTCTCTAACTCCTACTTACCTCTCTATACTTCTGACTTCTATCAAAGGCCGAATCAGTCTCTCATCTTTATTCTTGCATTCCAGAAATTCTGATCATCTTCCTTAGAAGAAGCAACTCAGTTCATCCTGTATTTGCATACTGTGAATAATAGCAGACTTAAGGCACTCTCCTACTTTATTGAAGGGAGTGGTTTTGGAGAGAAATCAGATCCAGGGAAGGAACGAAAAGTAACGTTAATTAGGTAACACTATTTTTTAGGCACCAGGCTGGGTAATTTCAGATGTCCTTTTATCTTTACAATAGCCCTGTGAGGCAAATCATACAATATCAGAATTTTTATAAAGAGGAATCTGAAACTCTGAGAAGTTAATTAACTGACTGGTTAAGGCCACGGCTGCTAACTGTTTGAGTTGGGAGGCAACCTCAAACCTGTCTGACTTTGAAGCACATTGCCTTTCTATGAATGGCCGCAAGTACTCCATTTGTAAGTTCTCCCCCCAGGGAGCTACTCCTGAGGTTTGTGCCCCCGCAGAGGGCTGGTGCTGACGTGCACCTGCAAAGCCCTTGGCTGTGGATGAGCAGATATCCAGAAGGCCGTGTCTGCCCTCTTTTTTGCCTGTTTCTTAGCATGATCTTACAATGTTATGGGAAAACTTTAGTCTCCTCTAGAAAAGCACAATTTTCAAActgttaaaaacataatttttatacaaACAGCTTCATGTAACGGAGTTGTCTATAGCTTGTCAAAAATGAagttgtgattttttattttgttttacagaaaagttgcaaaaggAGTTCAAGAGAGTTCCCAGATTCCCCTCACTTAGTTTTCCTGATGTTGACATCTTACATATCCTGGTGCACTGGCTCTCTACTCCTCCAAAGGCAAGTGCTCCCAGGTTCACGTTAGCACCAGC
The sequence above is a segment of the Ursus arctos isolate Adak ecotype North America unplaced genomic scaffold, UrsArc2.0 scaffold_3, whole genome shotgun sequence genome. Coding sequences within it:
- the TAS2R4 gene encoding taste receptor type 2 member 4; translation: MLQILFFSAIIVSAILNFAGLIVNLFIAVVNYRTWLKSSRISSSNRILFSLGITRFLMLGLFLLNIIYFFISPNVERSVHLSTFFLMCWMFLDSNSLWLVTLLNALYCVKITDFHHAVFLLLKRSLSLKIPRLLLACVLISAFTTLLYVVLRQTSCFPEFVPGRNGTGCDISESVLSLVISLVLRSFLQFIINVTSASLLIHSLRTHIQKMQRNATIFWNPQTEAHVGAMKLMTCFLILYIPYSVATLLHYFPFVGMDLGAKSICMVISTIYPPGHSVLIILTHPKLKTKAKEILCFNKW